Genomic DNA from Aquisalimonas asiatica:
CGGCCCGAGGCGGGTGCGGGCGGCGGCCATGGCGGGATGCTGGTCGGAGGCGCTGTCCACGTAACGGTGACGGCGGGCGCCGTCCAGGACCCGGTCGGGCAGGCCGTGATTCTCGAGGCGGCCCTTGATCCAGTCACCGGCGAGATTGCCCAGGCGGTGGTGATCGTCGGAGTCGGAGAGATAGAGATGCGCGAGGTAGTTCACGGGTGCCGCCCGGCGGCGTGCGGAGGGCCCGCACACCGCCTGTTGCCGGTGTCAGCCGTTGGCAGAGTTGCGTCGCCGGGGGGCACGGCTGCCCTGGCCCGAGCCGGACTTCTTCGGCCCGCTGCGTGAGCCGGCAGGGCGTTTCTGCTTCACCGGTGGTTTCGGTTCCACCAGCATCTCCGGCGTGACGATCTCCGACGGGATCTTCTGCTCGATGTACGCCTCGATGTCGGGCAGCGAGTAGACGTACTGATCACAGGCCAGGCTGATGGCATCGCCGCTGGCGCCGGCGCGGGCGGTGCGGCCGATGCGGTGCACGTAATCCTCGGCCTCCTGGGGGAGGTCGAAGTTGATCACGTGGCTCACGGCCGGGATGTGCAATCCGCGTGCGGCCACATCGGTGGCCACCAGGATGGGCAGGTCGCCGCTCTGGAAGCGCTTGAGCAGCTGCTCGCGCTTGTTCTGCGGGATATCCCCGGAGATCACCTGACCGTCGTAGCCATTGCCCTGGAGGTAGCCCACCACGTCGTCTGCCGTGCGCTTGGTATTGACGAACACGATGGTGCGCTCGGGTGTGTGGTCCTTGAAGATGCCCAGCAGCAGGGGGATCTTGTCTTCCTTGGGCACGTGATAGAGCTTCTGCGTGACGTTGTCCGCCGTGACCTGCTCGGTCTCGATGCGCACGATCTCCGGGTCGTTCATGTGCTCGTAGGCCAGCTCCATCACCCGGTGCGACAGGGTGGCGGAGTAGAGCATGTTGATGCGCTTGCTCGGCGGCGGCATCTTGCGCAGGAGGTAGCGGATGTCATCGATGAAGCCCAGGTCGAACATGCGATCGGCTTCGTCCAGCACCACCACCTCGATGTTCTTGAGGCTGAACACGCGCTGTTTGAAGAAATCGATGATGCGCCCCGGCGTGCCGATGATGATGTCGGCCTCGTCCTCCAGCGCCTTGCGCTGGCTCTCGTAACCGGTGCCGCCGTAAACGGCGACGCACTTCAGCCCCGTGAAGCGTCCGAGCAGCTCGGCGTCCTTGTGAATCTGGATGGCGAGCTCACGGGTCGGTGCCAGCACGATGGCCCAGGGCCCGCGCTTGTCGTCCTCCACCGGCGTTTCCATGAGGTGATGCATGGTGGCGAGGAGGAAGGCGGCGGACTTGCCCGTTCCGGTCTGCGCCTGGCCGGCAACGTCCCGACCCTTCATCGCCAGGGGCAGCGTTGCCGCCTGGATCGGCGTGCAGTGGGTGAACGCGGTTTCGTCGAGGCTGTCCTGGAGGCTGGGGCTCAGCGCCAGGGACTTCAGTGTTACGTCTGTCATGTGGTCATTTTCCATGGCCCGAGAGGGTAACGGAAAACGGGCGCTTTGTCGCGTGTTTCCGGCGTCTTTCCGGGTTGTTGCGGCATGGCCGGGCGGGGCCGGTTGGTGTATGGTTTCCGCCTTTATGGTCAGGTGACTCCCGGTATGGCCGGTCATCTCGTTATCGTCCTGCTGAACACGCCGCTGGAGAACGCCGCGGCACCGCTGGCCCAGGCCGCCGTTGCCGCCGCCATGGGCACACGCACCGATGTGGTCTTCACCGGCGCCTCCG
This window encodes:
- a CDS encoding DEAD/DEAH box helicase encodes the protein MTDVTLKSLALSPSLQDSLDETAFTHCTPIQAATLPLAMKGRDVAGQAQTGTGKSAAFLLATMHHLMETPVEDDKRGPWAIVLAPTRELAIQIHKDAELLGRFTGLKCVAVYGGTGYESQRKALEDEADIIIGTPGRIIDFFKQRVFSLKNIEVVVLDEADRMFDLGFIDDIRYLLRKMPPPSKRINMLYSATLSHRVMELAYEHMNDPEIVRIETEQVTADNVTQKLYHVPKEDKIPLLLGIFKDHTPERTIVFVNTKRTADDVVGYLQGNGYDGQVISGDIPQNKREQLLKRFQSGDLPILVATDVAARGLHIPAVSHVINFDLPQEAEDYVHRIGRTARAGASGDAISLACDQYVYSLPDIEAYIEQKIPSEIVTPEMLVEPKPPVKQKRPAGSRSGPKKSGSGQGSRAPRRRNSANG